A DNA window from Amycolatopsis sp. DSM 110486 contains the following coding sequences:
- a CDS encoding oxidoreductase — MNKVWLITGANSGFGRALTEAAVAAGDVVVAAARRTETLADVVAAHPDQVEAVALDVTDLAAVDAIVSSVIARHGRLDVLVNNAGRSHVGAFEETTDEELRSLFDVHVFGPAALVRAALPHMRERRSGAIVQLSSMGGQLSFAGFSAYSGTKFALEGLSEGLADEVGRLGIKVLIVEPGAFRTGLWGSTSRSGEIDDYADSVGPTRRLVVDADGTQAGDPAKAAAAILTALDAPDTPLRLALGADAVDAIGGHLDQVRADLTAWEGHARNTAFA; from the coding sequence ATGAACAAGGTTTGGCTGATCACCGGCGCGAACAGCGGCTTCGGCCGCGCGCTTACCGAGGCCGCGGTGGCGGCCGGCGACGTGGTGGTCGCGGCGGCGCGGCGCACCGAAACGCTGGCCGACGTCGTCGCCGCGCACCCGGACCAGGTGGAGGCGGTGGCGCTCGACGTCACGGACCTCGCGGCGGTCGACGCCATTGTCTCGTCGGTGATCGCTCGGCACGGCCGGCTCGACGTGCTGGTGAACAACGCCGGCCGCAGCCACGTCGGCGCGTTCGAGGAGACCACCGACGAGGAGCTGCGGTCGCTGTTCGACGTGCACGTCTTCGGCCCCGCGGCCCTCGTGCGCGCCGCGCTGCCGCACATGCGCGAGCGGCGTTCCGGCGCGATCGTGCAGCTGAGCAGCATGGGCGGGCAGCTGTCGTTCGCGGGTTTCTCGGCCTACAGCGGCACGAAGTTCGCGTTGGAGGGGCTGTCGGAGGGGCTCGCCGACGAGGTGGGCCGCCTGGGGATCAAGGTGCTGATCGTGGAGCCGGGCGCATTCCGCACCGGTCTGTGGGGCAGCACGAGCCGCAGCGGCGAGATCGACGACTACGCCGATTCGGTCGGCCCCACGCGCCGCCTCGTCGTCGACGCCGACGGCACGCAGGCCGGCGACCCCGCCAAGGCCGCCGCCGCCATCCTCACCGCGCTCGACGCCCCGGACACCCCGCTGCGCTTGGCCCTCGGCGCGGACGCCGTCGACGCCATCGGCGGCCACCTCGACCAGGTGCGCGCCGATCTGACGGCCTGGGAGGGCCACGCACGCAACACCGCGTTCGCCTGA
- a CDS encoding LysR family transcriptional regulator, whose product MDVHGRDLRYFVTAAEELHFTRAAERLYVSQPALSKQIRMLERQLGAPLFDRDRREVRLTPVGEALLPHARRVLAEWDAAHDAVTQAKAEQRGTLVVGMSTSPGRGGMLPAIRSRFTDEHPNARLTLRQVGWHDSTAGLADGSTDVAFVWLPVPGAERYSWVVVAEEPRLVAMSAAHPLAGQSTVDFTDLLDEPFLALPADAGPLRDYWLAPEARGGHAPVIGAEISSADETYEALVDGRGVCLIAAGNAPLLTRGDVVALPVRGVSPSRLALAWRKDDTRPLVHGYARAARLATQRDPER is encoded by the coding sequence ATGGACGTGCACGGCCGCGATCTGCGGTACTTCGTCACGGCCGCCGAGGAGCTCCACTTCACGCGCGCGGCCGAGCGGCTCTACGTCTCCCAGCCCGCACTGAGCAAGCAGATCCGCATGCTCGAACGCCAGCTCGGGGCGCCATTGTTCGATCGCGACCGCCGCGAGGTCCGGTTGACGCCGGTGGGCGAGGCCTTGCTGCCGCACGCCCGCCGGGTGCTCGCGGAGTGGGACGCGGCGCACGACGCCGTCACGCAGGCGAAGGCCGAGCAACGCGGCACGCTCGTCGTCGGCATGAGCACGAGCCCCGGCCGCGGCGGCATGCTGCCCGCGATCCGGTCGAGGTTCACCGACGAGCACCCGAACGCCCGGCTCACGCTCCGCCAGGTCGGCTGGCACGACTCCACGGCGGGGCTCGCCGACGGCTCGACCGACGTCGCGTTCGTGTGGCTCCCGGTGCCGGGCGCCGAACGCTACAGCTGGGTCGTGGTCGCCGAGGAACCTCGTCTGGTCGCGATGTCCGCCGCCCACCCGCTCGCCGGGCAGTCCACAGTGGACTTCACCGACCTGCTCGACGAACCGTTCCTCGCCCTGCCCGCCGACGCCGGCCCGCTGCGCGACTACTGGCTCGCCCCGGAAGCCCGCGGCGGCCACGCCCCCGTGATCGGCGCCGAGATCAGCAGCGCGGACGAAACCTACGAGGCCCTCGTCGACGGCCGCGGCGTCTGCCTCATCGCCGCCGGCAACGCACCCCTGCTCACCCGCGGCGACGTCGTCGCCCTCCCGGTGCGCGGCGTGTCCCCCAGCCGCCTCGCGCTGGCGTGGCGCAAGGACGACACCCGGCCGCTGGTCCACGGGTACGCGCGCGCCGCCCGGCTGGCCACCCAACGCGATCCGGAGCGGTGA
- a CDS encoding acyl-CoA desaturase, with product MTATLDRSQPAGEPPAPKGPKPIIEGQRGIGVQLSVYFGVLAPLVALLVAVPFAWGWGLTWVDVALFVVFYGVSGLGITVAYHRYFTHGSFKAKPWLRVVMAIAGSIALQGPVITWVADHRRHHAFSDRDGDPHSPWMFGTSPAAIARGFWHAHMGWLFERDTSNQARFAPDLVKDSAIRKVDDLFWLWALLSLTLPALLGGLISWSFWGALTAFFWAGLVRICVLHHVTWSVNSICHMIGERPFAARDRSANFWPLAIFSFGESWHNLHHADPTSARHGVKRGQIDMSARLIWMFEKFGWVHDVRWPTPQRLARIASEG from the coding sequence ATGACGGCCACCCTCGACCGTTCCCAGCCCGCTGGAGAGCCGCCGGCCCCGAAGGGCCCCAAGCCGATCATCGAAGGTCAGCGCGGCATCGGCGTGCAGCTGTCCGTGTACTTCGGCGTGCTCGCGCCGCTGGTGGCCCTGCTGGTCGCCGTCCCGTTCGCGTGGGGCTGGGGACTGACCTGGGTCGACGTCGCGCTGTTCGTGGTGTTCTACGGCGTCAGCGGCCTGGGCATCACCGTCGCGTACCACCGGTACTTCACGCACGGGTCGTTCAAGGCCAAGCCGTGGCTGCGTGTGGTGATGGCCATCGCCGGCAGCATCGCCTTGCAGGGCCCGGTGATCACCTGGGTGGCCGACCACCGTCGTCACCACGCGTTCTCCGACCGCGACGGCGACCCGCACTCGCCGTGGATGTTCGGCACCTCGCCGGCCGCCATCGCCCGCGGTTTCTGGCACGCGCACATGGGCTGGCTGTTCGAGCGTGACACGAGCAACCAGGCCCGCTTCGCGCCCGACCTGGTGAAGGACTCGGCCATCCGGAAGGTCGACGACCTGTTCTGGCTCTGGGCGCTCCTGTCGCTGACGCTGCCGGCGCTGCTGGGCGGCCTCATCTCGTGGTCGTTCTGGGGTGCGCTCACCGCGTTCTTCTGGGCCGGCCTCGTGCGCATCTGCGTGCTGCACCACGTGACCTGGTCCGTGAACTCCATCTGCCACATGATCGGCGAACGCCCCTTCGCGGCGCGTGACCGCTCGGCCAACTTCTGGCCGCTGGCGATCTTCTCCTTCGGTGAGTCCTGGCACAACCTGCACCACGCCGACCCGACCTCGGCCCGCCACGGCGTGAAGCGCGGCCAGATCGACATGTCGGCCCGCCTGATCTGGATGTTCGAGAAGTTCGGCTGGGTGCACGACGTGCGCTGGCCGACTCCGCAGCGGCTGGCGAGGATCGCTTCCGAGGGCTGA
- a CDS encoding diguanylate cyclase, giving the protein MSDAWLVGRARELIAAVQRQEYDKQLEIVEIMDGLLEETLRRGEPTLVAQLLRASAFARLVTRGLAAEAEPRLDEMLAHTRRHGLSLLRADAHALRGRRLVLAAQEDAALTEIARALAILDDSTIPDRQVGVRNWNRMQSMALIDCWIVLNQLGVYEAAEEVISRAHQAIRESASPHEITLQLMNRVKMLVGWGLRLERIEQYDEAAEKFRTAASMAVAAEGPFAESLFPRKAGVSAVDQVGVLASALALHNPAAEHVDRLNQMRHGHHFPHEQEIVAIALARCLDRAGRREEALDVLRETRKAMSEDISQPSMRLNIARELARLDTTPDYASGASKSLIDYATTLEAEMWTLRESQIATLNARREHERLSAEHGAITQQALQDPLTGLPNRRALDERLRALASSADAQPLAVGLVDLDGFKGVNDKQSHAEGDNVLRVVASTLRDALRGDDVVARYGGDEFIVLLPGAPASAAKMALGRAVKSVAELPHHLSHGVTLSIGLVSLRPQERAEQVLARADAAMYEAKRGGGNQVTSANSMAGDAGASWPAESIPADPSWGAEEPT; this is encoded by the coding sequence ATGTCCGACGCGTGGCTGGTCGGCCGCGCGCGTGAGCTGATCGCCGCCGTCCAGCGGCAGGAGTACGACAAGCAGCTCGAGATCGTCGAGATCATGGACGGGCTGCTCGAGGAAACCCTGCGCCGCGGCGAACCGACTCTGGTCGCGCAGCTGCTGCGCGCGTCGGCGTTCGCCCGCCTGGTCACGCGCGGGCTGGCCGCCGAAGCGGAGCCGCGGCTCGACGAGATGCTCGCCCACACCCGCCGCCACGGCCTGTCACTGCTGCGCGCCGACGCGCACGCGTTGCGCGGGCGCCGGCTGGTGCTGGCCGCGCAGGAAGATGCCGCGCTCACTGAGATCGCCCGCGCGCTCGCGATCCTCGACGACTCCACGATCCCCGACCGCCAGGTCGGCGTGCGCAACTGGAACCGCATGCAGTCGATGGCGCTCATCGACTGCTGGATCGTGCTCAACCAGCTGGGCGTGTACGAGGCGGCCGAAGAGGTCATCAGCCGCGCCCACCAGGCGATCCGCGAGAGCGCGAGCCCCCACGAGATCACGCTGCAACTGATGAACCGCGTGAAAATGCTGGTGGGCTGGGGCCTGCGCCTGGAGCGCATCGAGCAGTACGACGAGGCGGCGGAGAAGTTCCGCACCGCCGCGTCGATGGCGGTGGCGGCCGAGGGTCCGTTCGCCGAATCGCTGTTCCCGCGCAAGGCCGGCGTCTCGGCCGTGGACCAGGTGGGCGTGCTCGCTTCGGCGCTGGCGCTGCACAACCCGGCCGCGGAACACGTCGACCGCCTCAACCAGATGCGCCACGGCCACCACTTCCCGCACGAGCAGGAGATCGTCGCCATCGCGCTCGCGCGTTGCCTCGACCGAGCCGGGCGCCGCGAAGAAGCGCTCGACGTGCTGCGCGAGACGCGCAAGGCGATGTCCGAGGACATCTCCCAGCCGTCGATGCGCCTCAACATCGCCCGCGAGCTCGCGCGGCTCGACACCACGCCGGACTACGCGTCGGGCGCCAGCAAGTCGCTGATCGACTACGCGACCACACTCGAGGCCGAGATGTGGACGCTGCGCGAGTCGCAGATCGCCACGCTCAACGCGCGCCGCGAACACGAACGGCTGTCGGCCGAACACGGTGCGATCACGCAGCAAGCGCTGCAGGACCCGCTCACCGGCCTGCCCAACCGCCGCGCGCTCGACGAACGCCTGCGCGCGCTGGCGTCGTCGGCCGACGCGCAGCCGCTCGCCGTCGGGCTCGTGGACCTCGACGGGTTCAAGGGCGTCAACGACAAGCAGTCGCACGCCGAGGGAGACAACGTGCTCCGCGTCGTCGCGAGCACGCTGCGTGACGCCCTGCGCGGCGACGACGTTGTCGCGCGCTACGGCGGGGACGAGTTCATCGTCCTGCTGCCGGGCGCGCCCGCGTCGGCCGCGAAGATGGCGCTGGGGCGCGCGGTGAAGTCGGTGGCGGAGCTGCCGCACCACCTTTCGCACGGCGTCACCCTGTCCATCGGGCTGGTGTCGCTGCGGCCGCAGGAGCGGGCCGAGCAGGTGCTCGCGCGCGCGGACGCGGCGATGTACGAAGCAAAACGCGGTGGGGGCAACCAGGTCACCTCCGCGAATTCGATGGCGGGCGACGCCGGCGCGAGCTGGCCCGCGGAGAGCATCCCGGCCGACCCCTCGTGGGGCGCCGAGGAGCCCACGTAG
- the glmU gene encoding bifunctional UDP-N-acetylglucosamine diphosphorylase/glucosamine-1-phosphate N-acetyltransferase GlmU: protein MSGPLSTLILAAGEGTRMRSSTPKVLHPIAGRPLVEHAVRAAAGLNPEHLVVVIGHGREAVGAELARVGEVLGREVTTAVQAEQKGTGHAVSCALHELPAGLTGTVLVSYGDVPLLDTETLAALLAEHTGSGNAVTVLTAVVENPAGYGRIVRDDAGVVQSIVEHKDATPAQHEITEINSGVYAFDAAVLTDGLSRLSTDNAQGELYLTDVLGIAHHDGKGVGALVVDDPWVTEGVNDRVQLATLGAEYNRRIVRRWQREGVTVTDPNTTWIEADVTLSRDVLLEPNTQLKGTTSIGEGSVVGPDTTLTSVTVGAGASVVRVHADQSELGDGVNVGPYTYLRPGTKLGAKGKLGAFVETKNAQIGTGTKVPHLTYVGDATVGDHSNIGCSSVFVNYDGVNKHQTVVGSHVRLGADNTLVAPVRIGDGAYSGAGAVIREDVPPGALALSAGPQRNVEGWAVRRRPGTPAAEAAEAALAASEDTAVSVSEAGNDGESPA from the coding sequence TTGAGCGGCCCGCTGAGCACGCTGATCCTCGCCGCGGGTGAGGGCACCCGCATGCGTTCGTCCACCCCGAAGGTGCTGCACCCGATCGCCGGGCGCCCCTTGGTGGAACACGCCGTCCGCGCCGCGGCCGGACTGAACCCCGAACACCTGGTGGTGGTGATCGGCCACGGCCGCGAAGCCGTCGGTGCCGAGCTGGCGCGCGTCGGCGAAGTGCTCGGCCGCGAGGTCACCACGGCCGTGCAGGCCGAGCAGAAAGGCACCGGCCACGCCGTGTCGTGCGCGCTGCACGAGCTGCCCGCCGGCCTCACCGGCACCGTGCTCGTGAGCTACGGCGACGTGCCGCTGCTCGACACCGAGACCCTCGCCGCGCTGCTGGCCGAGCACACCGGCTCGGGCAACGCGGTCACCGTGCTCACCGCCGTGGTCGAGAATCCGGCCGGCTACGGGCGGATCGTGCGCGACGACGCGGGCGTGGTCCAGTCGATCGTCGAGCACAAGGACGCGACGCCGGCGCAGCACGAGATCACGGAGATCAACTCGGGCGTCTACGCGTTCGACGCCGCGGTGCTCACCGACGGTCTCTCGCGGCTGTCGACGGACAACGCGCAGGGCGAGCTGTACCTCACCGACGTGCTGGGCATCGCCCACCACGACGGCAAGGGCGTCGGCGCGCTGGTGGTCGACGACCCGTGGGTCACCGAGGGCGTGAACGACCGCGTGCAGCTGGCGACGCTGGGCGCCGAGTACAACCGCCGGATCGTGCGCCGCTGGCAGCGCGAGGGCGTGACCGTGACCGACCCGAACACCACGTGGATCGAAGCGGACGTAACGCTCTCGCGCGATGTGCTGCTGGAGCCGAACACGCAGCTCAAGGGCACCACGTCGATCGGCGAAGGCTCCGTGGTCGGCCCGGACACGACGCTGACCTCGGTGACGGTCGGGGCCGGCGCGTCCGTGGTCCGCGTACACGCCGACCAGTCCGAGCTGGGCGACGGCGTGAACGTCGGCCCCTACACCTACCTGCGGCCCGGCACCAAGCTGGGCGCGAAGGGCAAGCTGGGCGCGTTCGTGGAGACGAAGAACGCGCAGATCGGCACCGGCACGAAGGTGCCGCACCTCACTTACGTGGGCGACGCGACCGTCGGCGACCACAGCAACATCGGCTGCTCCAGCGTCTTCGTGAACTACGACGGCGTGAACAAGCACCAGACCGTCGTGGGCTCCCACGTGCGACTCGGTGCGGACAACACACTCGTGGCGCCGGTGCGGATCGGTGACGGCGCTTACAGTGGAGCGGGTGCGGTGATCCGGGAGGACGTGCCGCCTGGTGCACTTGCGCTCTCGGCGGGGCCCCAGCGCAACGTCGAGGGCTGGGCGGTCCGGCGCAGGCCGGGCACGCCCGCGGCGGAGGCGGCGGAAGCCGCGCTCGCCGCGAGTGAGGACACCGCCGTGTCCGTGTCGGAAGCAGGAAACGACGGGGAGTCGCCAGCATGA